From the genome of Solidesulfovibrio carbinolicus, one region includes:
- the def gene encoding peptide deformylase has protein sequence MPLEILKYPHPVLARKAEPVGEITDAVRELAAGMAEAMYANQGIGLAAPQVGASLRLIVIDLSGPDKREALMTLVNPVITAASGEQEDEEGCLSVRSYRTKVRRAASVTVTALDLAGQPLTIEADELLAVCLQHEIDHLDGVLFIDRISRLKRAMYDKRVKRWAQTPPDEKTNS, from the coding sequence ATGCCTCTTGAAATACTGAAATATCCGCATCCTGTGCTGGCAAGGAAGGCCGAGCCGGTGGGCGAGATCACGGACGCCGTCCGGGAGCTCGCCGCCGGCATGGCCGAGGCCATGTACGCCAACCAGGGTATCGGCTTGGCCGCGCCCCAGGTCGGCGCGTCCCTGCGCCTCATCGTCATCGACCTGTCCGGCCCGGACAAGCGCGAAGCGCTCATGACCCTGGTCAATCCCGTCATCACCGCCGCCTCGGGCGAGCAGGAAGACGAGGAAGGCTGCCTGTCCGTGCGCAGCTACCGCACCAAGGTGCGCCGGGCGGCCAGCGTCACGGTCACGGCCCTGGATCTGGCCGGCCAGCCCCTGACCATCGAGGCCGACGAGCTTCTGGCCGTGTGTCTCCAGCACGAAATCGATCATCTGGACGGGGTGCTGTTTATCGACCGCATCAGCCGTCTCAAACGCGCCATGTACGACAAGCGGGTAAAACGATGGGCACAGACGCCGCCGGACGAGAAGACAAACTCGTAG
- the fmt gene encoding methionyl-tRNA formyltransferase, protein MGTPEFAATVLEHVLGSDDVTVAAVYTQPDRPCGRGKKCLLGPVKTLALERGLPIHQPETFKDPAEVATLAAYKPDVLLVAAYGMILPQAVLDVPALMPLNVHASLLPSWRGAAPIERSIAAGETLTGVTIMRMALALDAGPMVMQRTLAVGVNDTAGTIRAELADLGGRVLVHCLKRLRQGAVPLVEQDATRVTYAKKIDKAEALIDWTRPAAEVHNHIRSMTPNPGAFFFWKPAADKPALRIIAQPGKVGCPLPPGAKPGDILGLMDCQIGIACADAVYLVPAVIPAGKRPMNAQAFSCGYLGKCDEDAMAVCGPPGE, encoded by the coding sequence ATGGGTACGCCGGAGTTCGCGGCCACGGTGCTCGAGCATGTGCTCGGCAGCGATGATGTGACCGTGGCCGCCGTGTACACCCAGCCCGACCGGCCCTGCGGCCGGGGCAAGAAGTGCTTGCTTGGGCCGGTCAAAACGCTCGCCCTGGAGCGCGGCCTGCCCATCCACCAGCCCGAGACCTTCAAGGACCCGGCCGAGGTGGCCACCCTTGCCGCCTACAAGCCCGACGTGCTGCTGGTGGCCGCCTACGGCATGATCCTGCCCCAGGCCGTCCTCGACGTGCCGGCGCTGATGCCGCTTAACGTCCACGCCTCGCTGTTGCCTTCCTGGCGCGGCGCGGCTCCCATCGAGCGCTCCATCGCCGCCGGCGAGACGCTCACGGGCGTCACCATCATGCGCATGGCCCTGGCCCTGGACGCCGGTCCCATGGTCATGCAGCGCACCCTGGCCGTGGGGGTCAACGACACCGCCGGGACCATCCGGGCCGAGCTGGCCGACCTTGGCGGACGCGTACTGGTCCATTGCCTCAAGCGCCTGCGCCAAGGCGCCGTGCCCCTGGTCGAGCAGGACGCCACGCGCGTGACCTACGCCAAGAAAATCGACAAGGCCGAGGCCTTGATCGACTGGACTCGGCCCGCCGCCGAGGTCCACAACCATATCCGGTCCATGACCCCCAATCCCGGGGCCTTTTTCTTCTGGAAGCCGGCCGCCGACAAACCGGCCCTGCGCATCATCGCCCAGCCCGGCAAGGTCGGCTGCCCCCTGCCGCCCGGAGCCAAGCCCGGCGATATCCTGGGGCTTATGGACTGCCAGATCGGCATCGCCTGCGCCGACGCCGTCTACCTCGTGCCGGCGGTCATCCCGGCCGGCAAACGGCCCATGAACGCCCAGGCTTTTTCCTGCGGCTACCTCGGCAAATGCGACGAAGACGCCATGGCCGTGTGCGGCCCGCCGGGCGAATAA
- a CDS encoding DUF116 domain-containing protein, translating into MERSEPSRKRLFIGLLCGTGLAVCAVLAFVWAVPSIGLANIHPLAPWVLGLVCAAAIVLVLWATLGLAASVALGRPFLGSDHLRGVMVRVFLPLMTIFARLFHISKSRVRASFIKVNNEIVAARAGRYDAGQVLVLLPHCLQSSRCARRLTYDINNCKRCGECPVDGLLSLSEAYGVHIAIATGGTIARRIVVQKRPKLIVAVACERDLTSGIQDTYPIPVYGVLNDRPNGPCLDTQVALPHLEAALRFFLAGAEEKPPLFEAFPGLPRFAPAGGSR; encoded by the coding sequence GTGGAACGCAGCGAACCGTCGAGGAAGCGGCTTTTCATTGGCCTCTTGTGCGGCACGGGACTGGCCGTGTGCGCCGTGCTGGCCTTTGTCTGGGCCGTGCCGTCCATCGGCCTGGCCAACATCCATCCCCTGGCCCCCTGGGTGCTGGGGCTGGTCTGCGCCGCCGCCATCGTCCTGGTGCTGTGGGCCACCCTGGGGCTGGCCGCCAGCGTCGCCCTGGGCCGGCCGTTTTTGGGGTCCGACCACCTGCGCGGCGTCATGGTCCGGGTGTTTTTGCCGCTGATGACCATTTTTGCCCGGCTGTTCCACATCTCCAAAAGCCGGGTCCGGGCCTCGTTTATCAAGGTCAATAACGAAATCGTGGCCGCCCGGGCCGGGCGCTACGACGCCGGCCAGGTGCTGGTGCTTCTCCCCCACTGCCTGCAATCCTCGCGCTGCGCCAGACGGCTCACCTACGACATCAACAACTGCAAACGCTGCGGCGAGTGTCCGGTGGATGGCCTCCTTTCCCTGTCCGAGGCCTACGGCGTCCATATCGCCATCGCCACCGGCGGCACCATCGCCCGGCGCATCGTGGTCCAAAAGCGCCCGAAACTCATCGTGGCCGTGGCCTGCGAACGCGACCTGACCAGCGGCATCCAGGACACCTACCCCATCCCGGTCTACGGCGTGCTCAACGACCGGCCAAACGGCCCCTGCCTGGACACCCAGGTCGCCCTGCCCCATCTGGAGGCCGCCTTGCGCTTTTTCCTGGCCGGCGCGGAAGAAAAACCGCCCCTGTTCGAAGCCTTTCCCGGGCTGCCGCGCTTCGCGCCTGCCGGCGGTTCCCGATGA
- a CDS encoding transcription antitermination factor NusB produces the protein MTPPRPPRTSRPHRPSPSAQPGQPVQSGQPSHPGTLPPARRIALTVLGRVLPSSKSPGQDVQAALDVALADSTLDPRDRGLATELVYGYLRLCGRLDYILAQFLKNPAAVPLAVRRILGLAAYEILHCAKVPAYASVDWAVSAVRKASGKGLSGMANAVLRRVAADPGAFEEPGFYRRDRPSEVVYLSRAFSCPEWIVSLWLGACGPDETRQHLAAQAEPAPLGLRVNRARPEAKALFDALAALPGALYAVFPTIAVPTGTDFAAAGLNLPELLASGALSRQSAAAQDVLYRLGLPEWPEPVFDACAGRGGKTLLIAEAGKRVFAADMHAPRLAGLPREAARLGLPPIPAFRASATKMALAAPAGTILLDAPCSGLGVLSRRPDAKWRRQPEDIAGLIRLQGAMLEAAYANLAPGGRLVYVTCTIHPAENEKAIDRLGGRHRDLILDSEAPAVPDPVLGETFYGAVLRKPGSCRVP, from the coding sequence ATGACCCCGCCCCGTCCGCCTCGCACGTCTCGTCCCCATCGGCCGTCGCCGTCGGCCCAGCCGGGCCAGCCTGTGCAGTCGGGCCAGCCGTCCCACCCGGGCACGCTGCCGCCGGCCCGGCGCATTGCCCTCACCGTACTGGGGCGGGTGTTGCCCAGCTCCAAATCCCCGGGACAGGACGTCCAGGCCGCCCTGGACGTGGCCCTGGCCGACTCCACCCTGGACCCCCGGGACCGGGGGCTGGCCACGGAGCTGGTCTACGGCTACCTGCGCCTGTGCGGCCGCCTGGACTACATTTTGGCCCAGTTCCTGAAAAATCCGGCTGCCGTGCCCCTGGCCGTGCGCCGCATCCTGGGGCTGGCCGCCTACGAGATTCTCCACTGCGCCAAGGTGCCGGCCTACGCCTCGGTGGATTGGGCCGTTTCCGCCGTGCGCAAGGCCAGCGGCAAGGGTCTGTCCGGCATGGCCAACGCCGTGCTGCGCCGGGTGGCCGCCGATCCCGGCGCGTTTGAGGAACCGGGCTTTTACCGCCGCGACCGGCCCTCGGAAGTCGTGTATTTAAGCCGCGCCTTTTCCTGCCCGGAGTGGATCGTGTCCCTGTGGCTCGGGGCCTGCGGTCCGGACGAGACGCGCCAGCATCTGGCCGCCCAGGCCGAACCCGCGCCCTTGGGGCTTCGGGTCAACCGCGCCCGGCCCGAGGCCAAGGCCCTGTTTGACGCCCTGGCCGCCCTGCCCGGGGCGCTCTACGCCGTTTTTCCGACCATCGCCGTGCCCACCGGCACGGACTTCGCCGCCGCCGGCCTGAATCTGCCCGAGCTGCTGGCGTCCGGCGCGCTGTCGCGCCAGTCCGCCGCCGCCCAGGACGTGCTCTACCGCCTGGGGCTGCCCGAGTGGCCTGAGCCGGTTTTTGACGCCTGCGCCGGGCGTGGCGGCAAGACCCTGCTTATCGCCGAAGCCGGCAAACGCGTCTTCGCCGCCGACATGCACGCCCCGCGCCTGGCCGGCCTGCCCCGGGAGGCCGCCCGCCTGGGCCTGCCGCCCATCCCGGCCTTTCGCGCCTCGGCCACCAAAATGGCCCTGGCCGCCCCGGCCGGGACCATCCTGCTGGATGCGCCCTGCTCCGGCCTGGGCGTGCTCTCGCGTCGCCCCGACGCCAAATGGCGTCGCCAGCCCGAGGACATCGCCGGCCTCATCCGCCTGCAAGGGGCCATGCTGGAGGCCGCCTACGCCAACCTCGCCCCGGGCGGCCGGCTGGTCTACGTCACCTGCACCATCCATCCGGCCGAGAACGAAAAAGCCATCGACCGCCTGGGCGGCCGCCACCGCGACCTGATCCTTGACAGCGAGGCCCCGGCCGTGCCCGACCCCGTCCTTGGCGAGACCTTCTACGGCGCGGTGCTGCGAAAACCCGGCTCGTGTCGCGTCCCTTAA
- a CDS encoding methyl-accepting chemotaxis protein, translating to MRIGITLKIIFLVVSSVIISSLAIVVAGRFAFETGFSKEYDDNIQAFQRVGADRLEALRTQFAHLARGQAVRPNVINGVSGPDKALLSRLGQDLVGVGQAGFVVFADTAGTVLAAAGESADAVTALKERLADNAAGRETLGFTAVSGSHLPLVATAPVRKDGAVIGCVAVGADLAAKNALVDGLKTMLGVEATLFSGPVRVSSTIANASGRVIGTSITDQEVVSGVLDQGKVVIKHLTLFEKPYIAAYWPLTDAAGKTMGIAFVGKDMGMLTASLAAVNRNAGLSALVVVLALGLVGYLASKAFTKPILALADFSGAVAAGRLTETLSVSSRDEAGDLADSLRRMVGTLRDKITEAEAATDTARQESERAKAAMEAAEEARRQGEAARKEGILHAVAQMGSVVSGVTEAAERLRAQIDQSRQGSEIQTRRVAETATAMEEMNATVLEVAQNASKAAGTTDGARSQADRGAGIVSQAMARIEAVRQQALTLKADMGSLGEQATAIGNIIGVINDIADQTNLLALNAAIEAARAGEAGRGFAVVADEVRKLAEKTMTATKEVGAAISGIQQGTSRNIDNVERAVTVIGEATDKARESGEALGEIVDMVDSASDQVRAIATATEEQSSATEEISRSIEEINVISAETSTSMAEASRAVADLDDEAAALRRLMEDMETEARGTAKPKALGR from the coding sequence ATGCGCATCGGCATTACCCTTAAAATTATCTTCCTCGTCGTTTCCTCGGTCATCATCTCCAGTCTCGCCATTGTCGTGGCCGGTCGATTCGCCTTCGAAACCGGTTTTTCCAAGGAATACGACGACAACATCCAGGCCTTTCAGCGCGTGGGCGCGGACCGGCTGGAGGCGTTGCGCACCCAGTTTGCCCATCTGGCCCGGGGCCAGGCCGTACGGCCAAACGTCATCAATGGCGTGTCCGGCCCGGACAAGGCGCTGCTGTCGCGCCTGGGCCAGGATCTCGTGGGCGTGGGGCAGGCCGGCTTCGTGGTCTTTGCCGACACCGCCGGCACGGTGCTGGCGGCGGCCGGCGAGTCGGCCGACGCGGTCACGGCCCTCAAGGAACGCCTGGCCGACAATGCCGCCGGCCGCGAAACCCTCGGGTTCACGGCGGTTTCCGGCAGCCATCTGCCGCTTGTGGCCACGGCCCCGGTGCGCAAGGACGGCGCGGTCATCGGCTGCGTGGCCGTCGGGGCCGATCTGGCCGCCAAAAATGCCCTGGTGGACGGCCTCAAGACCATGCTTGGCGTGGAAGCCACGCTCTTTTCCGGGCCGGTGCGCGTGTCGTCCACCATCGCCAACGCCTCGGGCCGGGTCATCGGCACCTCCATCACCGACCAGGAGGTCGTCTCGGGTGTGCTTGACCAGGGCAAGGTCGTCATCAAACACCTGACCCTTTTCGAAAAGCCCTACATCGCCGCCTACTGGCCCCTGACCGACGCGGCCGGCAAAACCATGGGCATCGCCTTTGTCGGCAAGGACATGGGGATGCTCACCGCCTCGCTGGCAGCGGTCAACCGCAACGCCGGCCTCAGCGCCCTGGTCGTGGTGCTGGCCCTTGGCCTCGTGGGCTATCTGGCTTCCAAAGCCTTTACCAAGCCGATCCTGGCCCTGGCCGACTTTTCCGGGGCTGTGGCGGCGGGACGGCTTACCGAGACCTTAAGCGTCTCCAGCCGCGACGAGGCGGGCGATCTGGCCGATTCGCTGCGCCGCATGGTGGGCACGCTTCGCGACAAGATCACCGAGGCCGAGGCGGCCACCGACACCGCCAGGCAGGAGTCCGAACGGGCCAAGGCGGCCATGGAGGCGGCCGAGGAAGCCCGCCGCCAGGGCGAGGCGGCCCGCAAGGAAGGCATTCTGCACGCCGTGGCCCAGATGGGTTCGGTGGTTTCCGGCGTCACCGAGGCGGCCGAGCGCTTGCGCGCCCAGATCGATCAGTCGCGCCAGGGATCGGAGATCCAGACGCGCCGGGTGGCCGAGACGGCCACGGCCATGGAGGAAATGAACGCCACGGTGCTGGAAGTGGCCCAGAACGCCTCCAAGGCCGCCGGCACCACCGACGGGGCCCGGTCCCAGGCCGACCGGGGCGCGGGAATTGTCAGCCAGGCCATGGCCCGCATCGAGGCCGTGCGGCAGCAGGCGCTGACGCTCAAGGCCGACATGGGCAGCCTTGGCGAGCAGGCCACGGCCATCGGGAATATCATCGGCGTCATCAACGACATCGCCGACCAGACCAATCTGTTGGCCTTAAACGCAGCCATCGAGGCGGCCCGGGCCGGCGAGGCCGGACGGGGCTTCGCCGTGGTGGCCGACGAAGTGCGAAAGCTGGCCGAGAAGACCATGACCGCCACCAAGGAGGTCGGCGCGGCCATAAGCGGCATCCAGCAGGGGACCAGCCGCAACATCGACAACGTGGAGCGGGCCGTGACCGTCATCGGCGAGGCGACCGACAAGGCCCGGGAGTCCGGCGAGGCCCTGGGCGAAATCGTCGACATGGTGGATTCGGCCTCGGATCAGGTGCGGGCCATCGCCACGGCCACCGAGGAACAATCCTCGGCCACCGAGGAGATCAGCCGTTCCATCGAGGAAATCAACGTCATTTCGGCCGAGACCAGCACCTCCATGGCCGAGGCCAGCCGGGCCGTGGCCGATCTCGACGATGAGGCGGCGGCGCTGCGCCGGCTCATGGAAGACATGGAGACCGAGGCGCGCGGCACGGCCAAGCCCAAGGCTCTTGGCCGATAA
- a CDS encoding DMT family transporter codes for MTTSMAWTYLIVGGLFEAGWPIGLKMAETPGRGLTGWLIATLCMAASMALLYLAQREISIGTAYAVWTGIGAAGAFACGLLLYGDPATFGRFAGVGLIISGVVVLKLAH; via the coding sequence ATGACGACGAGCATGGCCTGGACCTATTTGATTGTTGGCGGACTTTTCGAGGCGGGTTGGCCCATCGGACTCAAAATGGCCGAAACGCCCGGGCGCGGACTGACCGGCTGGCTCATCGCCACCCTGTGCATGGCCGCCAGCATGGCGCTTTTGTATCTGGCCCAACGTGAAATCTCCATTGGCACGGCCTACGCCGTCTGGACCGGCATCGGCGCGGCCGGAGCCTTTGCCTGCGGCCTGCTGCTCTACGGCGATCCGGCCACTTTCGGGCGATTTGCCGGCGTGGGACTCATCATTTCCGGCGTCGTCGTGCTCAAGCTCGCCCATTAA
- a CDS encoding AMIN domain-containing protein — translation MALTRGDKMIIAGAAALAVTVVLGLAVVKKPYLFGLGEKPAPADIPPAPAAAAPEVPAGPPPITAPPAAIAKQAADAAAPAPAAAPMPAPTPPPAAAPTPVPAAPAASPAKAQPAQVAGDESLEKMFEELAGETGGAKAGKPGAPKAEAKAAAPVPAVPAAPVPTTPAEAIKAEALPEPQAAPAPGHEPAPAKTDPKAEAKAKAEQAKAEARAKAEQAKAEAKAKAEQAKAEQAQAKAAPKPITPAAPTAPAAAKPVAGGGNVIRVIAEEKPGEYVLVIQTNKPPANFSRMFMTDPPRLVLDIDGAWNYNGPLSSSTGDAFIRQIRVGKHADKFRVVLDMAPDATTRLRGAPTAERVPEGVALRIPK, via the coding sequence ATGGCTCTGACTCGGGGCGACAAGATGATCATCGCGGGGGCGGCGGCCCTGGCCGTCACCGTGGTGCTCGGCTTGGCTGTTGTGAAAAAGCCGTATCTCTTCGGACTCGGCGAAAAGCCCGCCCCGGCCGACATTCCCCCGGCTCCGGCCGCTGCCGCGCCCGAAGTCCCGGCCGGCCCGCCGCCCATCACCGCGCCGCCGGCGGCCATCGCCAAACAGGCGGCTGACGCCGCCGCGCCGGCTCCGGCCGCCGCGCCCATGCCCGCGCCGACGCCGCCCCCGGCCGCCGCGCCCACGCCTGTCCCGGCCGCTCCGGCCGCTTCCCCGGCCAAGGCCCAGCCGGCACAGGTCGCCGGCGACGAGAGCCTGGAAAAGATGTTCGAGGAACTGGCCGGCGAAACCGGCGGCGCCAAGGCCGGCAAACCCGGCGCGCCCAAGGCCGAGGCCAAGGCCGCAGCCCCCGTTCCGGCTGTCCCGGCCGCGCCGGTGCCCACCACGCCGGCCGAGGCCATCAAGGCCGAAGCCCTGCCCGAACCGCAAGCCGCGCCGGCCCCGGGCCACGAACCCGCCCCGGCCAAGACCGATCCCAAGGCCGAGGCCAAGGCGAAAGCCGAACAGGCCAAGGCCGAAGCCAGGGCCAAGGCCGAGCAGGCCAAGGCGGAAGCCAAGGCCAAGGCGGAACAAGCCAAAGCCGAACAAGCCCAGGCCAAGGCAGCGCCCAAGCCTATAACCCCGGCTGCCCCGACGGCCCCGGCCGCCGCCAAGCCGGTCGCCGGCGGCGGTAACGTCATCCGGGTCATTGCCGAGGAAAAACCCGGCGAATACGTGCTGGTCATCCAGACCAACAAGCCGCCGGCGAATTTTTCGCGCATGTTCATGACCGACCCGCCCCGGCTGGTCCTGGATATCGACGGGGCCTGGAACTACAACGGTCCGCTGTCCAGCTCCACGGGCGACGCGTTTATCCGGCAGATCCGGGTGGGCAAACACGCCGACAAGTTCCGCGTGGTGCTCGACATGGCCCCGGACGCCACCACGCGCCTTCGCGGCGCGCCCACGGCCGAACGCGTGCCCGAGGGCGTGGCCCTGCGCATCCCCAAATAG
- a CDS encoding SGNH/GDSL hydrolase family protein has translation MKRFLSLAGRTVKWLIVAVLAVEVLSFAVITTSNWIIYGNLREGPKAVYDPYTLFLMENGVWPTANCEVVPNHPELSRTIWFFGGSTMRASSAPYERSIPSLVAKALNERDKPCVFNCMNFGVNSFNSLLEIKYLQKQFLEYIIRPNLVVFYDGANDANYFAVQKDPYAHEGKERAQGVIESYYKSGVGILKPLNAAYFASFTRELLQKFLYTATPLDPNSPELATFVAQAVARYDFAERLSACYGAKFLLFLQPLYWVETAPPADATVAAKEQELILGRKTFPHVRGNFNTVYAALEKALAGKPYFVNLRDSLNGRAAPAYTADGVHNTDTGREGIVAAMLPHIRDRLPCNLAPEPGGRQ, from the coding sequence GTGAAACGCTTCCTTTCCCTGGCCGGCCGGACGGTCAAATGGCTCATCGTCGCCGTGCTGGCCGTCGAGGTGTTGTCCTTTGCCGTCATCACCACCAGCAACTGGATCATCTACGGCAATCTGCGCGAAGGCCCCAAGGCCGTCTACGACCCGTATACGCTGTTTCTCATGGAAAACGGCGTATGGCCCACGGCCAACTGCGAAGTGGTCCCCAACCACCCGGAACTGTCGCGCACCATCTGGTTTTTTGGCGGCTCCACCATGCGGGCCAGCTCCGCCCCCTATGAGCGCTCCATTCCGTCCCTGGTGGCCAAGGCCTTAAACGAACGCGACAAGCCCTGCGTGTTCAACTGCATGAACTTTGGCGTCAATTCCTTCAACTCGCTGTTGGAGATCAAATATCTGCAAAAGCAGTTCCTGGAATACATCATCCGGCCCAACCTCGTGGTCTTCTACGACGGGGCCAACGACGCCAACTATTTTGCCGTACAAAAAGACCCCTACGCCCACGAAGGCAAGGAGCGCGCCCAGGGCGTCATCGAGAGCTACTACAAGTCGGGCGTGGGCATTTTGAAGCCTCTCAACGCCGCCTACTTCGCTTCGTTCACCCGGGAACTGCTGCAGAAATTCCTGTACACGGCCACGCCGCTGGACCCCAACTCCCCGGAACTGGCCACGTTTGTGGCGCAGGCCGTGGCCCGCTACGATTTCGCCGAACGCCTTTCGGCCTGCTACGGGGCGAAATTCCTGCTCTTCCTCCAGCCGCTCTACTGGGTTGAAACCGCGCCGCCGGCCGATGCGACCGTGGCCGCCAAGGAGCAGGAACTCATCCTTGGCCGCAAGACGTTTCCCCACGTGCGCGGCAACTTCAACACCGTCTACGCCGCCCTGGAAAAGGCCCTGGCCGGCAAGCCCTATTTCGTCAACCTGCGGGATTCCCTCAACGGACGCGCCGCCCCGGCCTACACCGCCGACGGCGTTCACAATACGGATACCGGACGCGAAGGCATCGTGGCCGCCATGCTGCCCCATATACGCGACCGGCTCCCCTGCAACCTCGCCCCCGAACCCGGAGGTCGCCAATGA
- a CDS encoding EipA family protein — MKRLVAVAILAGALILTAAPAVYAQALKERSLSDPAPNTQTAPPPAPTQQGAPASQTPPAPTSVGVQPAQPQQSAPQYQPQTAQPAPGQPGAPQYAPQQPYQAGQPYPSGQPYQPAPAAAPGYQGAPQGQYAPPPASGEPAGGTLINGQPIGTVAPPPPPPPAKPGPYNRDEVNREVMGFFEGGSRGLAELVARAFKDLGQPVGFIKGNEGGGALVVGFRYGVGTLYLKGQPPVPVYWQSPSVGLDLGVNAGKVFTLVYGMNRPDQIFQRFPGVDGSAYVLGGFGMNYQRVGDITLAPIRVGVGLRLGANVGYQSYTREQTINPF, encoded by the coding sequence ATGAAACGCCTCGTCGCCGTAGCCATCCTGGCCGGCGCGCTCATCCTGACCGCCGCCCCGGCGGTCTACGCCCAGGCCCTCAAGGAACGCTCCCTGTCCGATCCCGCTCCCAACACCCAGACCGCCCCGCCGCCGGCTCCGACCCAGCAAGGCGCGCCAGCCAGCCAGACGCCGCCCGCGCCGACCAGCGTCGGCGTCCAGCCCGCCCAGCCGCAGCAAAGTGCGCCGCAATACCAGCCGCAAACCGCCCAACCCGCGCCGGGCCAGCCGGGCGCGCCGCAGTACGCGCCCCAGCAGCCTTATCAGGCGGGCCAACCGTATCCGTCGGGCCAGCCTTACCAGCCGGCCCCGGCCGCCGCGCCCGGTTACCAGGGCGCGCCCCAGGGCCAATACGCGCCGCCGCCCGCCTCGGGCGAACCGGCTGGCGGCACCCTGATCAACGGCCAGCCCATCGGCACGGTGGCCCCGCCGCCGCCGCCGCCCCCGGCCAAGCCCGGTCCCTACAACCGCGACGAGGTCAACCGCGAGGTCATGGGCTTTTTCGAAGGCGGCTCGCGCGGACTGGCCGAACTGGTGGCCCGGGCCTTTAAAGACCTCGGCCAGCCCGTGGGCTTCATCAAGGGCAACGAAGGCGGCGGCGCGCTGGTGGTTGGCTTCCGTTACGGCGTGGGCACGCTCTACCTCAAAGGCCAGCCGCCCGTGCCGGTCTACTGGCAAAGCCCGTCGGTGGGCCTTGACCTGGGCGTCAACGCCGGCAAGGTGTTCACCCTGGTCTACGGCATGAACCGGCCGGACCAGATCTTCCAGCGCTTCCCGGGCGTGGACGGCAGCGCCTACGTGCTGGGCGGCTTCGGCATGAACTACCAGCGCGTCGGCGACATCACCCTGGCCCCCATCCGCGTGGGCGTAGGCCTGCGCCTGGGGGCCAACGTCGGCTACCAGAGCTACACGCGGGAACAGACGATCAATCCCTTTTAA
- a CDS encoding chemotaxis protein CheC has product MSLSSLQLDIMQELINIGVGRAAGMLNQMVNTHIQLQVPVLRVLTPAQLAALYATRPNSVFSAVQLSFTGEFAGLSALIFPPASADKLVSVILGNGNMPAEVAAMRTGTLQEVGNIVLNGVMGSIANILREPLRYSPPDYLEADIGSIIGQSQGMVLVASTQFSMKDHLIDGEVLIIFSLSSFDSLLSAIDALAAG; this is encoded by the coding sequence ATGTCGCTTAGCTCGCTCCAGCTCGACATCATGCAGGAGCTCATCAACATCGGGGTGGGCCGGGCCGCCGGCATGCTCAACCAGATGGTCAACACCCACATCCAGCTCCAGGTGCCGGTGCTGCGGGTGCTGACCCCGGCCCAACTGGCCGCCCTCTACGCCACGCGGCCCAATTCCGTTTTTTCGGCGGTACAACTCAGCTTCACCGGCGAATTCGCGGGCTTAAGCGCGCTCATCTTCCCCCCCGCCTCGGCCGACAAGCTCGTGTCCGTCATCCTGGGCAACGGGAACATGCCGGCCGAAGTCGCGGCCATGCGCACCGGCACCCTGCAAGAGGTCGGCAACATTGTCCTCAATGGCGTCATGGGCTCCATCGCCAACATCCTGCGCGAACCCCTGCGCTATTCCCCGCCCGACTACCTCGAAGCCGACATCGGCTCCATCATCGGCCAAAGCCAGGGCATGGTGCTGGTGGCCAGCACCCAGTTCAGCATGAAAGACCATCTCATCGACGGCGAGGTGCTCATCATCTTCAGCCTGTCCTCCTTCGACTCCCTCCTTAGCGCCATCGACGCCCTCGCGGCAGGGTAG
- a CDS encoding response regulator encodes MPMLIVADDSMFQRFQSAKTAKEAGYEVIEAKDGAECLRLLREHHPDVLLLDLNMPDPGGVAVLEALAAEAAEIRVCVVTADIQETTKARCLELGARAFLNKPVDHDVLRRILADLLAECGC; translated from the coding sequence ATGCCCATGCTCATCGTCGCCGACGACTCCATGTTTCAGCGTTTCCAGTCCGCCAAGACCGCCAAGGAAGCCGGTTATGAAGTCATCGAGGCCAAGGACGGGGCCGAATGCCTGCGCCTTTTGCGCGAGCACCACCCCGACGTGCTGCTGCTTGACCTCAACATGCCCGATCCCGGCGGCGTGGCCGTTCTGGAGGCCCTGGCCGCCGAGGCGGCGGAAATACGCGTCTGCGTGGTCACGGCCGACATCCAGGAAACCACCAAGGCGCGCTGTCTGGAACTCGGAGCCAGGGCCTTCCTCAACAAACCCGTGGACCACGACGTGTTGCGCCGGATACTGGCCGACCTGCTCGCGGAGTGCGGCTGCTAG